One Candidatus Symbiobacter mobilis CR genomic window, TGCCACCCCACACCGGCCATCCAGGCAGGAAGCTGGGGGAATAGCTCCAACTTGAGGTGGCAAGCTCGTTGCCGTCGGATATCTCGTAGTACTGGATGCGCCCGAACACGCTGCCCATCGTGAAGGAGAAGTTCGCATCGGCAGTCACAAAGCTTGCAGTCAGTTCCTTTTGCAAGGCATGTGGGCTACCGGCCATCTTGCCCCAGTACATCGTCCCGGTGGCAACGTGGAGCGCATCGTTGAAGAATTGCATGCGCCCTACGAGGAACAGCTTGGCTTGATCCCCGATCGGGGTGGACACTTCCACGCCTGGTTTGAATGGGAGGGTGGGATCGCGGTAGCGGAAAGTCAGCGACTCGACGTGTTCATTGGGCCACGGCATCGGCAACCAGTTGTGGTATTGGTCGACTTCGACTTCGAATATCCGCGATCCGCTGTCGTCCCGCCACTGGTGGCGAACGAAGGCCGATTGCGCTTGAATGTCCCCCGAATCGGAAGACGTACCCAGCCCGTATGTGGTGCGCGGGCGCAAGGCCGTATTCGCTAACTCTAGCCCCTCCTTGGCTGTTTCATTGTCTGGATCCTTGGATAGGACGCTGCGGTACATGGGGCGTGCCAAATCATCACGCCCGCTCCACCGCTGCAGGTTTGCCAGACCCAAGGTGGCATCGATGGCATAGGGGCCACGCAGCAAAGGCTGGTACAGCGGAACGGCTTCGCGCATCTTGCCCGTCCACGCCAGGCTATTGGCCACTGCCAGTTGCAGTTCGTCGTCCATCGGCTCCGTGGCATGGAGTGTCGACCCCAGCTTTGCAACTTCGCGGTATTGCCCAGCAGTGAAGAGATCCATCACTTTTTTCTGGCTGGCCGTTCGGGTCACGGGTCGATCCACCTTCGGGCGGTACGGCGTCGGTGTGGGGACATACGTGAAAGAGGGCAGGAATGCAGCAACCGTCGCGGCAGTGGCTGCAGAAACCTGGACAGGCACTGTAGTCTCGGCGGCGTTCTGAGGGTTGGTCGCGTTCCCACCTTGGTTGGCATGGGCTTTGTGGGTTGGGTCGACCTTTTGGCTTGGACCCTCTTGGTGCGGATTGGTCTGATCCGGAACATTGGTTGCCTGTGCTGCCTGTACTGCCCAGGCAGCCGGGAAAGAAGGCAAGCGTACCTGCGGCCCGGCAGCCCATAAGGGTGCGCAGCAGCACACTCCTCCTATCCACAGCCCATACAACCAACGCATCGCAGCCCCTCAACCAGGTGAACCAGAGG contains:
- a CDS encoding tetratricopeptide repeat protein, which codes for MRWLYGLWIGGVCCCAPLWAAGPQVRLPSFPAAWAVQAAQATNVPDQTNPHQEGPSQKVDPTHKAHANQGGNATNPQNAAETTVPVQVSAATAATVAAFLPSFTYVPTPTPYRPKVDRPVTRTASQKKVMDLFTAGQYREVAKLGSTLHATEPMDDELQLAVANSLAWTGKMREAVPLYQPLLRGPYAIDATLGLANLQRWSGRDDLARPMYRSVLSKDPDNETAKEGLELANTALRPRTTYGLGTSSDSGDIQAQSAFVRHQWRDDSGSRIFEVEVDQYHNWLPMPWPNEHVESLTFRYRDPTLPFKPGVEVSTPIGDQAKLFLVGRMQFFNDALHVATGTMYWGKMAGSPHALQKELTASFVTADANFSFTMGSVFGRIQYYEISDGNELATSSWSYSPSFLPGWPVWGGKVKPIFGLETRHAAFNTPNYWSPSQGSGTAFAGLTGEWLIQDWLLYGSGQVGTRMYGDAGNSWSFSLGGRYPLTKDTTIQAGLWSMASWRDGATYRAQSATVQWETLWR